The Planctomycetota bacterium DNA window AGCTCGGGCTCGGCGAGGTCCTTCGCGCCCATGCCCACGCTGAGCCCTGGGGCGATGGCGGCGGCGTCCTTCGGCGGGCGGACCTCGTGCTCGTAGTACTCGCTGTTGAAGAGGTGCTCGTCCATCCAGCGGCGGCCGCGCTCGAAGAGGCCGCGGCAGGTGTCGGCGAAGTCGCCCTCGCCCAGATGGCGGGCCATTTCCTCGACGGCGCGCAGGGCGCCGAGATACCAGCCGCCCATCTGCGGGTTCGGGCCGTAGTACTCCACGTCCATCGTGTTGTGCTGGCAGCCCTCGATCACGCCGTCGCGATCGGCGTCCCAGCCGCCGGGGACCCAGCAGAACTCCATCGCCTTGCGTATCTTGGGCCAGAGGGTGCGGAGCCAGGCGTCGTCGCCCGAGAGCTGCCAGTCGCGGTAGACCTTCATCAGGCAGCCGAGCTGGCCGTCGGCGGCGGCGTGCTGGAACTCCCGGGCGCGCGCGAGGGGCAGGTTGACGCGGAAGGACATGAGGCCAGCGTCGTCCGTGGCGAGGAGGAACTCGGTCTCGCGCATCGAGCGGGCGAGGGTGGGGAAGAGGAGGGCGGTGGCGTGCTCGTAGTTCCACACGTGGGTGCACGAGCCGTGGCAGCAGCCGTTCTTGTCGCCGCAGCCCTCCCAGCCGAAGAAGCGGCCGTCCTCGGTGCGGAAGCTGGTCTGGGACCGGAGGGCGGTGAGGGTGCAGAGCGCTGCCTCCTTGACGGCGTGGGGCAGATCGCTGGAGCAGAAGGCGCGGACGAAGGCCACCGTGTCGCCCTCCAGGCGGGGCAGGGCCGCGGCGGCCTTCGAGGCGGCGTCCCAGGCGTCGGCGAATTGCGTGGTGTAGTAGTTGCCGATGCGGTTGGGGTTACAGCAACCAGGAGACGGGCTGAAGCCCGCACTACTGACATCCTTCGCAGGGGTCCAGGTCATGCGGTTGGGGAAATGCCAGGCGAGGAAGAAAGTGACGGCCTGCGCGGCGCGGGGCGGGACGCGCAGGCGGACGGCGAGGGAGGCGGTCGGGTCGTCCACGCCCTCGGGGTCGCGGGGGTCGAGCTGGCCGTCGGCCGCGAAGTCGTCCCAGAAGTCCAGCAGGCTGTCGCCCCAGGTGCGCTTGGCCCAGGCGGTGCGATGGGTGACGGTTTGCAGTACGGGCTTCAGCCCGTATCCCGTACGGCCTGAAGGCCGCACCACGAACCGGCTCTCGCTTGCGCCAAGAGTGGCGAGCGCGATTGTGCCCCACTGCTCGGCAGCGGGCTCCACGCCTTCCGATGCCATGAAGATGCCCTGAAGCTTGCCCTGCGTGCGGAAGGCGTTGACGTTCTTGAGCGGCTTGCCGTTGGAGCCATCGGCGCCGATGAAGTTCTGAAGGCTGCCGCACACGGCGGCGTCCACAGCCTGCCTCGTGCGATTGGTGAGCACGAAACGCAGGACGGCCACGGGCAGGCCGCTGCGGTCGGGGTCGCCAGGGATCAGCGGGTTGAAGGCCTCGAGGCGCACGTCGAGCGGCACGTCGGGGTCGCTGAGGAGCACTTGGCCGAGGGGGTAGGCGGCATGGAACGAGCAGCGGCGGAAGCGGGGCAGGCCGTGGTTGGGCTGCGGGCAGCCGAAGCCGCCCTCGTAGGCTTCGGGCGGGAGGAGGCCTTCGAGGCAGCGGACGCGGGGCACAGACGCCCTGCCCGCAGGCTTCGCCCAGAGGGCGAAGAAGGCGTTCCTGGGCGAGAAGCCCTTGGCGGGGCGGTTCACGATCTCCCAGTCGCGCAGGTCGCCGCGTCCGCCCAGCGACACGGTGCCCGTGCCGATCCCGCCGAGCGGGAGGGCGATGCGGGAGAGATGCGCGGCATCGTAACTCGTGAGCGCAGGCCAGGACTTGCTCGGCTTCGCGGCCATCAGAGGCTCCGCTGGAGGCGTTCGGGAGCCCGGTCACAGCCTGACAGGAATCCCCTGGCTCTTGAGGTACTCCTTCGCCTGCCGCACGGTGAGGGTGCCGAAGTGGAACACCGAGGCGGCCAACACGTTGGTGGCGTGGCCCTCGAGCAGCACGGCGGCCATGTGCTCCAGCTTGCCGCAGCCGCCCGAGGCGGTGACGGGGATGGTCACGGCGTCGGCCACGGCCTTGGTCATCGGGATGTCGTAGCCCGTCTGC harbors:
- a CDS encoding GH116 family glycosyl-hydrolase; protein product: MAAKPSKSWPALTSYDAAHLSRIALPLGGIGTGTVSLGGRGDLRDWEIVNRPAKGFSPRNAFFALWAKPAGRASVPRVRCLEGLLPPEAYEGGFGCPQPNHGLPRFRRCSFHAAYPLGQVLLSDPDVPLDVRLEAFNPLIPGDPDRSGLPVAVLRFVLTNRTRQAVDAAVCGSLQNFIGADGSNGKPLKNVNAFRTQGKLQGIFMASEGVEPAAEQWGTIALATLGASESRFVVRPSGRTGYGLKPVLQTVTHRTAWAKRTWGDSLLDFWDDFAADGQLDPRDPEGVDDPTASLAVRLRVPPRAAQAVTFFLAWHFPNRMTWTPAKDVSSAGFSPSPGCCNPNRIGNYYTTQFADAWDAASKAAAALPRLEGDTVAFVRAFCSSDLPHAVKEAALCTLTALRSQTSFRTEDGRFFGWEGCGDKNGCCHGSCTHVWNYEHATALLFPTLARSMRETEFLLATDDAGLMSFRVNLPLARAREFQHAAADGQLGCLMKVYRDWQLSGDDAWLRTLWPKIRKAMEFCWVPGGWDADRDGVIEGCQHNTMDVEYYGPNPQMGGWYLGALRAVEEMARHLGEGDFADTCRGLFERGRRWMDEHLFNSEYYEHEVRPPKDAAAIAPGLSVGMGAKDLAEPELQLGAGCLVDQLVGQYTAHVIGLGYLLDPRHVKATHRAIFRHNFRRGLHGHFNHLRTFALNDESALLMATYLRGRRPKRPFPYYNEVMTGFEYCAAVGMLYEGQTAAGLQCIEAIRARYDGRKRNPFDEAECGHHYARAMAAWSAVPALTGFHYSAVTGTLTFAPAREPTTWFWSTGAAWGTVRQKPARRGIEVQLSVLHGKLEVRKLALRGFAPLQVPHARPIAEGRTATFHVRVIPGEAPRGRGISLARPATSR